The genomic segment GATCGTACTGCTCCTCCTTTACGTAGGCGCTCGCGAGGCTGAGCCGCAGCGATTCCACGGTCGGGGCTGTGGACCCCAGCAGCTTCTCGACCCTCGGGAGAAGGTGCTCGAGCAGCTCCTTCGCCCGGGCGAGGTCGCCCATCTGCTCGAGAGATTGCGCCATCCCGATCCGGACGATCAGGGCATTCGGGCTTCCGCTCTCGAGAGGAACGACGTCTGCCGCGTGTGCGTAGGCGTCGTAGGCGTCTGCGTATCGGCCGCGCCGGAAATGGAACGCCGCCAGCCGGCTGTACACGTAGGCCAGCTTGGGCGCGCTCGGGCCGAGTTGCTCGATGTACTCGTGGATCGCATCGTGGAAGCTCTGCAGTGCTTCGTCGTCCCGGCCGAGCTGATCGTAGATGCCGCCCGCCAGCGCCAGCGCGTCTCCGATCACGAAATCGTGCGCCGGCATCGCCGCGCGCTGCGAGAGCGCGAGCTGAGTGGACGCGAGCGCGGAGTCCAGTTGCCCGAGCGCGAACTGGTTAAAGGCCAGGTCGTAGCGGATCGCGACGGTCGGCCGCACACCCCACTCGGGATGGCGGCTCGAGATCGCGAGTGCGGGCCGCAGGTGGTCGATCGCCTCGCCGGGATGCTGGGTATTCGCGAGCATCCAGGCCACGACTCGGTGAAGCACGACGGTGGTGGTGTCGTGTTCACCCCGGAGGCGCGCGAGCATCGTGAGCGCTTCGGTTCCCGCACCGCGCGCCAGCGAGTCGCGGGGCAGCAACCGTCGCTGGTACGAATCCAAGTACCTGGCGGTCGCATGAACCCAGCGGAGAGTGTCCATGGAAGTCGCGCCTCGCAGCGCGGCGCGCGCCTCCGTCGCAAGACTCTCCATCGCGGCGTAGCGACCATGGGCCGCCATCGAGTCGGCTTGAGCGAGCCACGCGTCGATGGTGGAGGAGGAGGCGGCCTGCGCCGGTCGGGGGCCGAGCCACGCGAGGCCGCCGGTGGCAAGGAACACGGCCAGGACGTGCGACCCACGCTTCATGAGATCTCCTCGGGAGCAGGACGGCCGGGATGCCCGTTGACCGCATCCTCGAGTCGCGCGGGACGAGCGACGCCTCGGATGTTGACGCTAACAGTGGCGATCGGGAACGACAAGACGCGGGCATGCCAGCCTGCTCCCGACCATCGGGCTACTGGCTCTGCTGGGGCTGCGCTACCCGGTGCAGGTGCCGCCCCTGCTGCCCATGCTGCTGTTTGAGCTGACCTGTAAGACCCATTCCGACGACCCTCGACGCGGCTGGTCGTGCCGTCGCCGGGAGTTTACGCCGAGCGACCTTGAACTCCCGCCCGGGACGAAGCCGTTGTCCATTCGACGGAGCCCAAGTAGCGTGGTTGAGGTCGTGCTCACCAGGTCCATGGGAGGTCGCTATGCACATCCGGCTCACTCTGGTTCTCGTTGCGCTGTTGGTTTCCGCCGCCGCGCTCGCCGCCGACGCTCCGAAACAGTTATCGGCTGATCAGAAGGCGACACTGGACAAGATGACGCAGGCAGCAACCCCGGGTGCACCGCACGCGATGCTCACCAAGATGGCGGGAGAGTGGAATTGCACGCTCAAGCTCCAGATGGACCCGTCGAAGCCCGCGCAGGAGTCGCAGAGCACCGCGACGATCACCAGCCTGATGGAAGGTCGCTACATCCAGGAGGTGGACTCGGGGAACTGGAGCGGGATGCCCTACAACGGGATGGGCCTGTTTGGTTACGACAACGTGAGCGGCAAGTACGTCTCGAGTTTGATCGACAATCTGGGCACCGGAATGATGACGTGCGTGGGTACGGCCGACGCGAGCGGCAAGGTGATCGACTGGATCGGGACGTTCAACGATCCGTCGACCGGCAAGGTCGCGACGATCCGCATGGTGGAGACCGTGGTCGACGACGACCATCACACGGTGGAGCTGTACAACACCCCGCCCGGTGGAAAGAAGGAAATGAAGATGATGACGAAGGAGTACGTGCGGAAGAAGTAGAGGCGGGCTCGGCCCCGCCAGTCCCGAGATCTCCAACCCGCTTCATCTTCCGCTCATTTGAAGAACTCGTCGGGGCGGAGCTTCCACTCGACCCGGGTGCTCGGGTCGAACCGCACGTGCACCTGAACGATGTTGTCCTCCACCAGCTTCAGCGTGAACGGTCCATGATCGCGAAACAGCACGTAGCCGCCCCACGTCCACGGATGCTCGCCCGGCACGTACACTGAAACGTTGTGGGCCGTGCCCGGCGGTCCGGTCGACACGCCCGTGAGTGTCCTGCTGCCCTCGTCCCAGCCGATGTTCTCGATCTCCAGTGCGCCCTGCAGCACGTGGCGATCGGTCGAGAGCCACTGGGGCCTGCCCGCTTTCTCGTGGAGCGCCAGCAGAGTCACGCTTCCCGGCGCCACCCATACTTTCATTTCACGATTCACTTCGCCCAGGAACTTCTGCCTCCAGAAGTCGAACGCCAGGTAGGTCCTGGTCGGATCGAGCCATAGCCGTTCGAGCGGGAACGCCTTCTCCGAGCCCCTCGTCC from the Candidatus Sulfotelmatobacter sp. genome contains:
- a CDS encoding DUF1579 domain-containing protein, whose translation is MTQAATPGAPHAMLTKMAGEWNCTLKLQMDPSKPAQESQSTATITSLMEGRYIQEVDSGNWSGMPYNGMGLFGYDNVSGKYVSSLIDNLGTGMMTCVGTADASGKVIDWIGTFNDPSTGKVATIRMVETVVDDDHHTVELYNTPPGGKKEMKMMTKEYVRKK